In Brevibacillus marinus, the genomic window CGTGCTGCAGCAGGGAGAGGCCGAGCAGCCGCGGTTTGATCGCGTCGTTGATCGCCGCTTCGATGCTGCCCAGACTGTCGCCGGTGATCACGGTGCTCGCCGGCGCCTCCCCCCAACCGGTGAGGCCGTTGTCACAGCTGATCTTGACGATGATCGACTCGGCCACTTCCACGGTTCGCAGCGCTGTTTTAAACGGCTTTTTTAGCGGAACTGCCTGCCGCTTGACGGAAACCTCCCGAATGTTCACGATCTGTTTCCTCCTTTTTCACGGGCAAGCCCACCGCCGCGCTGCAGCCATCTGGCGAAAGCAGGCGGTCGCTTCCCCTGCTCGCATCCCGCCGGGAACAAAGCGGAAGTTGCGCCGAGCGAAGGGCCTACAAGCGTTCAGTCCCCCTCCCGGAGCACCTGCTCGATGGTCGCTCCTCCCAGACACTCTTCCCCATTGTAAAAGACGACGGCCTGACCGGGCGTAACCGCTTTTTGTGGCTGGTCGAACCAGACGCGGCACCGCTTGTCCGCGAGCACCTGCACGGTCACCTCCTGGTCCGGCTGCCGATACCGGAACTTGGCCGTACAGCGGAACTCGGCCGCCGGTTCGCGCTTGCTGATCCAGTTCAGCTCGGTGGCGACCAGGCCGTGGGAAAAGAGACGCGGGTGATCGGCACCTTGGGCGACGATCAGGACGTTGTGGGTCAAGTCCTTGTCGACCACATACCACGGCTGGCCGTTTCCGCCGCCGCCGATTCCCAGTCCCTGCCGCTGGCCCAACGTATAGTACATCAAGCCTTCGTGCCGGCCCAGCGTTTCCCCGTCAACCGAGCGGATTTCGCCGGGCACCGCCGGCAGGTAGTTGCGCAGGAATTCGCGGAAATTGCGTTCCCCGATAAAGCAGATGCCGGTGCTGTCTTTCTTTTTCGCCGTGGCCAACCCCGCATCCGCCGCCAGTTGGCGCACCTGCTGCTTGCTCAGGTGCCCGATGGGAAACATCGTCTTCGCCAGCTGCTCCTGCCTGAGCGCGTTGAGGAAATAGCTCTGATCTTTGTTCGGATCGGCTCCGCGCAGCAGCTTGTACTCACCGTCGCGGTACGCCACCCGGGCATAATGACCGGTGGCGATGTAATCGGCTCCCAACTGCAGCGCCTTGTCGAGAAAATCGCCGAACTTGATCTCCCGGTTGCACATCACATCGGGGTTGGGGGTGCGTCCTTGTTTATATTCATCGAGAAAATAGCGAAACACTTTCTCCATGTACTCTTTTTCAAAGTTTACCGTATAGTAGGGGATGCCGATCTGGTCACAGACACGTCTGACGTCCTGGAAGTCGTCTTCCGCCGTACAGTGACCGAATTCATCCGTGTCGTCCCAGTTTTTCATAAACACACCGATCACGTCGTACCCCTGTTGTTTTAACAGGAGCGCGGTGACCGATGAGTCGACCCCACCGGACATCCCGACGACTACCCGAGTCTCTTCCGGTTTTTTCATGCTGTGGGCCTCTCTTTCCAATTTTTGTTCAGTAGCAGTGTGTCCATTTCGGAGCAGCTTATCACACGTCGTGCTTCTTTAGCGGGAGCTTGGGCAAGTCATATGTCCCATTGTAGCCCTCTTGAGCGAAAACGTCCAGCAGCGGAGACGCGCAAGAACCGCAGGAAGACCCCTGCGGTTCTTGCGCAATTGTTGCGTTACGGCGCCGCTCGTTGGCAGCTGGCTTGACAGCAGGGACAGGATGCCCGGTCGAACAGCGCATATTGGTTTCTCCCTTCCGCTTTGGCCAGGTACAGCGCAACGTCCGCATGCCGCATCAACAGCTGACTGCTGCTGCCATCCTGCGGGCAAAACGCGACCCCGATGCTGACCGATGCGGTAAATTCATGTTGCTGGATCTTCCACGGTCGGCGGACGGACGCCAGAATTTGCTCGGTGAGCCGGATCGCTTCGCCGTGATCGGCAACCGACAACAGCAGGATGACGAACTCGTCGCCGCCCAACCGCGCGACGGTGTCCAAGGTCCGCACGCTGGTTTGCAGCCGGCGGGCGAACTCCTGCAGAAAGCGGTCGCCAATCTCGTGCCCCATCGTGTCGTTGACCGTCTTGAACAAATCGCAGTCCAGGTACAGCACGGCGAACGGCAGACCCGTTTCCGCATGCTGCGCCAGCGCCGCTGACAGCCGCTCCTGAAACAACCGGCGATTGGGCAGTCCGGTCAGCGTATCGTGATAGGCCATAAACTGCAGTTGTTCCACCAGCCGTTTGCGGGGAGTAACATCTCTGACCAGCGATAACACGTGCGTGCATACGCCAGCGGAATTGAGGATCGGCGTGAGGATGGACTCGCAGCAGATCGTGTCATCCCAGACGAACAAGACCGGCTTCCGCGTATCCACCGCCTCTTGATACTTGCTGATCAGCAGCTCCGCTATATGCGGTTGATCAGCGTACACTTCCTCGATGCGCTTGCCGCAGGCCGTCTGGCCAAGGCCGGCGTATTTCTTCGCTTCCGCGTTGATCAGCAGATAGCGGAACTGGCGGTAGCCAACCACTTCCATCAGGAAGACCATCTCCGCCACATGCTCGAAAAAACGAGCGAGTACATCGCTGTGCCGCTCCAGGAAATCACCCACATCGTTCCCTGCCATCCCAAGACCCCTCACCGTAATCCTTGCTTGCGAGCTGTCGTCCATCTGGTGCTGTAATAACTATATCATTGGCACTCGTCCGACAAGCAAGGGGCTAATATTGTCGAAAAAGGGCCAACTGTTTGGCAGGCTGCTGGGTTGGCTGTTGTTCCCCACCCCTCCCATCCCACTGCCCGGCAGACGTCTCGTTCTTCACCAGCGACAGCGCGTAGCGCAGCGGCCTCTCTACCGCCAACCTGTACAAATCCGGCTGTCCCATCTCGCGGAAGATGTCGCGGCCCGGTTTGGGATTGACTTCAATTAACCAGACGCGGCCGAGGATGTCGATGCCGATATC contains:
- the mnmA gene encoding tRNA 2-thiouridine(34) synthase MnmA; the encoded protein is MKKPEETRVVVGMSGGVDSSVTALLLKQQGYDVIGVFMKNWDDTDEFGHCTAEDDFQDVRRVCDQIGIPYYTVNFEKEYMEKVFRYFLDEYKQGRTPNPDVMCNREIKFGDFLDKALQLGADYIATGHYARVAYRDGEYKLLRGADPNKDQSYFLNALRQEQLAKTMFPIGHLSKQQVRQLAADAGLATAKKKDSTGICFIGERNFREFLRNYLPAVPGEIRSVDGETLGRHEGLMYYTLGQRQGLGIGGGGNGQPWYVVDKDLTHNVLIVAQGADHPRLFSHGLVATELNWISKREPAAEFRCTAKFRYRQPDQEVTVQVLADKRCRVWFDQPQKAVTPGQAVVFYNGEECLGGATIEQVLREGD
- a CDS encoding sensor domain-containing diguanylate cyclase, with the protein product MAGNDVGDFLERHSDVLARFFEHVAEMVFLMEVVGYRQFRYLLINAEAKKYAGLGQTACGKRIEEVYADQPHIAELLISKYQEAVDTRKPVLFVWDDTICCESILTPILNSAGVCTHVLSLVRDVTPRKRLVEQLQFMAYHDTLTGLPNRRLFQERLSAALAQHAETGLPFAVLYLDCDLFKTVNDTMGHEIGDRFLQEFARRLQTSVRTLDTVARLGGDEFVILLLSVADHGEAIRLTEQILASVRRPWKIQQHEFTASVSIGVAFCPQDGSSSQLLMRHADVALYLAKAEGRNQYALFDRASCPCCQASCQRAAP